The following are from one region of the Osmerus mordax isolate fOsmMor3 chromosome 1, fOsmMor3.pri, whole genome shotgun sequence genome:
- the smarcc2 gene encoding SWI/SNF complex subunit SMARCC2 isoform X1: MAVRKKDGGPNVKYFEASDTVSQFDNVRVWLGKNYKKYIQAEPPTNKSLSSLVVQLLQFQEEVFGKHVSNPPLTKLPMKSFLDFKSGGALCHILAAAYKFKSDQGWRRFDFQNPSRMDRNVEMFMTIEKSLVQNNCLSRPVIYLSSDIEPKLLGKLKDIIKRHQGSVTEDKASSSHVVVPIPTSLEEEEWVRPVMKRDKQMLLHWGYSPDSYDMWISASEVEAAVEDPPTPEKPRKVHAKWILDLDQYNEWMNEEDYEVGEGGPKRKRISAKTLTDEVTTPDERRDKKPGSAKKRKRSPSPSPTPPPQESKKKNTKKGPAAPYTKSKRGQREEEQEDLTKDLDEPSPVPAVEEVNLPKTANTKKDSESTPVKGGTMTDLDEQEDESMETAGKEEEEGSPSVKGEPVKGSDLHEDNVTEQTHHIIIPSYAAWFDYNSVHAIERRALPEFFNGKNKSKTPEIYLAYRNFMIDTYRLNPQEYLTSTACRRNLAGDVCAIMRVHAFLEQWGLINYQVDSESRPTPMGPPPTSHFHVLADTPSSLVPLQPKASQVHTHTHTHTHTHTDKHTTHTGEAHADPGLPPHPQTPAAQQMLSFPDKVKDKPADLQNFGLRTDMYNKKTGPAKSKSAASSMREWTEQETLLLLEGLEMYKDDWNKVSEHVGSRTQDECILHFLRLPIEDPYLEDSSSSLGPLAYQPVPFSQAGNPVMSTVAFLASVVDPRVASAAAKSALEEFSRMKEEVPAALVEAHVRRVEEAARASGRQDPLYGLEGSGIAGTSLEEGDKPEESSEEIKSDGQSSEEKREAKQDGKDGAQEEEEKQGENGKKEEEKGRETEGERESEKTDPEMGDGEKEKEGKEGSEDGQREAESEGERKAKVERDVGEGNLSTAAASALAAAAVKAKHLAAVEERKIKSLVALLVETQMKKLEIKLRHFEELETIMDREREALEYQRQQLLADRQSFHMEQLKYAEMRARQQHFQQIQHQQHNQTGGPHPAQASAAPAPQSLTPNQPASGTSAPQKAPSPAPPSSMGGPSSTQPVEPQPPPGPHISPPGHSAQTPAAHPSTNPTPALHEPSTPLTGETLHSSTPVPPMQ; the protein is encoded by the exons ATGGCGGTGCGGAAGAAAGACGGCGGCCCGAATGTAAAATATTTCGAAGCGTCTGATACCGTTTCACAGTTCGACAATGTCCGCGTGTGGTTGGGCAAGAACTATAAAAAG TACATCCAGGCAGAGCCCCCCACCAACAAGTCCCTCTCCAGCCTGGTGGTCCAGCTGCTGCAGTTTCAGGAGGAGGTGTTTGGGAAGCACGTCAGCAACCCACCTCTTACCAAGCTGCCG ATGAAGAGCTTTCTGGACTTCAAGTCTGGCGGGGCCCTTTGCCACATCCTGGCTGCAGCCTACAAGTTCAAGAGCGACCAGGGCTG GCGCAGGTTTGACTTCCAGAATCCCTCTCGGATGGACCGTAACGTAGAGATGTTTATGACCATCGAGAAGTCCCTGGTCCAG AACAACTGTCTGAGTCGACCGGTCATCTATCTGAGCTCAGACATTGAGCCCAAGCTGTTGGGAAAGCTGAAGGATATCATCAAGCGGCACCag ggctCAGTGACTGAGGACAAGGCTTCCAGTTCTCATGTGGTGGTGCCTATCCCTACCAGCCTGGAAGAGG AGGAGTGGGTTCGCCCTGTGAtgaagagagacaagcagatgcTTCTACATTGGGGCTACTCTCCTGACAG CTATGACATGTGGATCTCAGCCAGTGAGGTAGAGGCGGCTGTAGAGGACCCACCTACCCCAGAGAAGCCCAGGAAG gtgcaTGCTAAGTGGATCCTAGACCTTGACCAGTACAACGAGTGGATGAATGAGGAGGACtacgaggtgggggagggagggcccaAGAGGAAGAGGATCTCAGCCAAGACCTTGACGGATGAGGTAACCACCCCGGACGAGAGGCGAGACAAGAAGCCTGGCAGCGCCAAGAAGAGGAAGCGCTCGCCCTCCCCCTCGCCAACCCCCCCGCCCCAGGAGAGCAAGAAGAAGAACACcaagaaagg GCCAGCAGCCCCGTACACCAAGTCTAAACGtggccagagggaggaggagcaggaggacctGACCAAGGACCTGGATGAACCCTCACCTGTACCAGCTGTGGAGGAAGTCAACCTACCCAAGAcgg ccaacACTAAGAAAGACTCTGAATCAACTCCAGTGAAGGGCGGCACCATGACAGACCTGG ACGAACAGGAGGATGAGTCTATGGAAACAGCAGGAAAG gaggaggaggagggctcccCCAGTGTGAAGGGGGAGCCAGTGAAAGGATCTGACCTCCATGAGGACAACGTGACAGAGCAGACTCATCACATTATCATCCCCAGTTACGCCGCCTGGTTTGACtacaacag TGTTCATGCTATTGAGCGCAGAGCCCTTCCAGAGTTCTTTAATGGCAAGAACAAGTCCAAAACCCCTGAGAT TTACTTGGCCTACAGGAACTTCATGATTGACACCTACAGGCTGAACCCTCAGGAGTACCTCACCTCCACTGCATGTCGCAGGAACTTGGCAGGAGACGTGTGTGCCATCATGAG GGTCCATGCCTTCCTGGAGCAGTGGGGGCTGATAAACTACCAGGTGGACTCAGAGAGCCGCCCCACCCCCATGGGCCCCCCACCAACCTCCCACTTCCACGTCCTGGCAGACACCCCCTCCAGCCTAGTGCCCCTGCAGCCCAAGGcctcccaggtacacacacacacacacacacacacacacacacacacagacaaacacacaacacatactggTGAAGCACATGCTGACCCTGGCCTGCCTCCCCATCCCCAGACCCCGGCTGCCCAGCAGATGCTGTCCTTCCCAGACAAAGTGAAGGATAAGCCAGCTGACCTGCAGAACTTTGGCCTCAGGACAGACATGTACAACAAGAAAACTGGTCCTGCCAAG AGCAAGAGTGCAGCCAGCTCCATGAGAGAGTGGACTGAGCAGGAGACTCTGCTACTGCTGGAAGGACTGGAAATGTACAAGGATGACTGGAACAAGGTGTCGGAGCACGTGGGCTCACGTACACAGGATGAGTGTATCCTCCACTTCCTGCGGCTGCCCATCGAGGACCCCTACCTGGAGGACAGCTCCTCGTCTCTAGGCCCTCTGGCCTACCAGCCTGTGCCCTTCAGCCAGGCAGGCAACCCCGTCATGAGCACGGTGGCCTTCCTGGCATCAGTGGTCGATCCACGTGTGGCCTCAGCTGCTGCCAAGTCAGCTTTGG aggAGTTCTCTCGTATGAAGGAGGAGGTTCCTGCAGCGCTGGTGGAGGCCCATGTgcgcagggtggaggaggcggcGAGGGCCAGCGGCAGACAGGACCCCCTCTACGGCCTGGAGGGCAGCGGTATCGCTGGGaccagcctggaggagggagacaaacCCG AAGAAAGCAGCGAGGAGATCAAGAGTGACGGCCAGTCAAGCGAGGAGAAAAGGGAAGCCAAG CAGGACGGCAAGGATGGagcacaggaagaggaggagaagcagggagagaacggaaagaaggaggaggaaaaaggcagagagacagaaggagagcgagagagtgagaaaacagACCCAGAGATGG GCgatggagaaaaggagaaggaagggaaggagggctcAGAGGATGGCCAGAGGGAagcagagagcgagggagaaaggaaggcgAAGGTTGAGCGTGACGTGGGAGAGGGGAACCTGTCTACGGCTGCTGCCTCAGcgctggctgctgctgctgtcaaaGCTAAG cacctggcagcggtagaggagaggaagatcaaGTCCCTGGTGGCTCTGCTGGTGGAGACCCAGATGAAGAAGCTGGAGATCAAGCTGAGGCActttgaggagctggagaccaTCATGGACCGTGAGAGGGAGGCT ttggagTACCAGAGGCAGCAGCTGCTGGCTGACCGTCAGTCCTTTCACATGGAGCAGCTGAAGTATGCCGAGATGCGGGCACGCCAGCAGCATTTCCAGCAGatccagcaccagcagcacaaCCAGACCGGGGGTCCCCACCCTGCCCAGGCCTCCGCTGCCCCCGCACCACAGAGCCTGACGCCCAACCAGCCGGCCTCCGGCACCTCTGCACCCCAGAAGGCTCCGAGCCCTGCACCCCCTTCCTCCATGGGCGGACCCTCCTCCACTCAGCCCGTCGAGCCCCAGCCGCCCCCTGGACCTCACATCTCTCCCCCTGGTCACTCAGCCCAAACCCCTGCAGCACACCCCAGTACCAACCCCACTCCGGCACTCCATG AGCCTAGCACCCCTCTGACTGGTGAGACACTCCACTCCTCAACCCCTGTTCCCCCGATGCAGTGA